The DNA region CAGAAGGCGCTCGCCTTGCTCGACGACGAGTCGCCCGTAGAGCGGGCCCTGGTGCGCGCCGTAGCGCAGCGCTATGCGATGCCGGCGCCGGAGGACCGAGCCGAACTCGATCAGGCCTACGCGGACGCGATGGAGATGGCGTGGCGCAAGTTCCCGGATGACGCAGACGTAGGGGCCCTGTACGCGGAGTCGCTGATGGACCTGCAGCCGTGGGACCTGTGGACCCCGCAAGCCGCGCCCAAGGGACGCGCGCTGGAGGTGCTCGCGGTGCTCGAGCGGACGATGTCCAAATCCCCCAATCACCCCGGCGCCAATCACTTCTACATCCACGCGATCGAGGCTTCCCCCTGGCCGGAGCGGGGCACGCAGGCCGCAGAGCGGCTCGCGACGTTAGCCCCCGGCTCGGGGCACCTGGTGCACATGCCGTCGCACATCTATATCCGCACCGGACGGTACGCGGACGCGGTAACTGCAAACGAGCGCGCCCTGCGCGCGGACGAGGCCTACCTAAAGCTCGCCCCACCGCCCGAGTTCTACAACGTCTATTACCTGCACAACGCGCATTTCCTGGCGTACTCCGCGATGATGGAAGGGCGCTACCAGACGGCCATCGACGCCGCACGCAAGATCGAATCCCAGATCCCTGCCAGCTTCCTCAAGCAGTACGTCGCCATCGCGGATGGCTTCATGCCCACCACGCTGCACGTGCAGATCCGTTTCGGCAAGTGGGAGGACGTGCTTGCAGAGCCAGAACCCCCGTCGTGGCGATTATTCAGCCTAGCGGAGTGGCGCTGCGCCCGCTGCGTGGCGCTCGCGGTGTTGGGCAGGACCGAACAAGCGCACGAGGAGCTCGTGAAATTCGACGCGGTGGCCGCGCAGATCACGGACGAATGGCTGATGGGGAACAACCAGGCCGCGGATGTGCTCGCGGTCGCCCGTGCGATGGCCGCGGGCGAGCTGGCGTTCCATGAGGGGGACAAAGAACGCGCGTTCGAGCTGCTCCGGCAGGGGGTCGTGCTCGAGGAGTCGCTCAGCTACGACGAGCCCCCCGGCTGGATGCAGCCGGTGCGCCACGCGCTGGGGGCGCTGCTGCTGGCAGACGCCCGGCACGCGGAGGCGGAGGGGGTCTACCGTTCCGACCTGGCGCGGCACCCCAACAACGCCTGGGCCTTGCTGGGCCTGCAGCAGTCGCTGGGCCTGCAGGGGAAGACCGCCGAAGCCGACGCGCTCGCGGAGTCGGTGCGCCAGGCGTGGGCGCGAGCGGACGTTCAGCCGATCGCTAGTTGCTACTGCCACCCCGACGCGTTGCTGCTCCACAAGTAGCGGGGCTTGAAGTTGGGGACAGAAGCCCGGAATAGACGCGGGGACAGGCATGAAGGCGGTAGTAATGTATGGGAGCGGATGCCGAGTCGCAGATGTCGCCACACCGTCTTCTATTGATATGATCTCGCAGTTAACGAGATTGGACGAAGACGAGCAAGTTTCGTCAGACGCCACACTCGCATCGGTGCCGCCCACCTGCTTTGGATTGCCGACTGGCCAAGGGACCGAGGGCGCTGCCGCCAGCACGAATAAGGTCGATGCCGAACAGCGGGGGGCGTCAGCCGGGTCGGAACACCGCTACGAGTTGCCGCACTCGAGGGCGGCGGCCACGCACGACTTGATGTGGCTTTCCAGGATGATCTGCCCGACCTTGCCGAGCGCGCCGTTCGCGGCGGCAATCTGCGTGAGGATCTCGACGCAGTAGGCGTCTTCGTCCATCATCCGGTGCACCGCCGCCACCTGCCCGGAGATTCGCCGCAGGCGGTTGGCGAGCTTTGACTTTTCGTCTTCGGAAAGCACCGGGCGCAGCCCGGCGGGCGCCGGCTTGATGGAGTGTCTTGGAACCACCCATCTTACCGGCCACGCACGGGCCGTGCCACCAGAACGCGGCCCTGAGGCCGCCGAGGCGTCGCCGTTAGGCCGCCATCGCTTGACAAGCCTCGGCGCACTTGCGGCACGCCTCGGCGCACTTCTGGCAATGGTCGTGCTCGTGTGCCGCACATTCGTCTGCACACCACTTGCAGACTTGGGCGCACAGGCGGCAGTAGTCTGAAGCGAACTTGGCGTCGATCGTCATCGCCTGGACACACAGCGTGCAGATCGCGGCGCACTCCAAGCAGCACTTGGGGCAGGCGTTCTTGCTTTTCTTGCCGAGCATCGCGACGACGTTCGCTAGGCAAGCGGTCGCGCACGCCTGGCAGGCCTCGACACATTCTGATTGAGAAGCGTTCATAGCCATGGGGGTCTCCTTGAGAACTGTATGGGTTTGCCAACGATGCGTCCTCAACGCTGCAAACCCCATACCCCAGACAGGTATTCTCTGCGCGGTGCTACATCCTCCCCTTCATCTTGGGCGCCGCCTCGTATCGGGCGGGTGTGCCGAACCGCCTGACGATCTCTGCGAACACCGCCCCCTTCTCCACCGGCTCGTCAGATTCCATCACGATACGGTAGAGGTCGTCGGGCAGCACGCGGAGCGTAGTCATCAGCCCCATCACGCTCATCGGCCACATCGCCCGCATCCCCTGCACCTCGCGGCGGTTCCAGATGGTCTGCATGAATTCGTCGGACATCTTCATCCCCTGCATCTTCTGGGGATAGCCGGGGGTGCGGAAGCCCGGGTCTTCTTTGGTTAGATCGCCCGACGGATGAACGTCCAGGTTGGCCAGGTACCGGTCAACGGTCGTGTCTCGCACGCGCGGCCCCACCTGCCTGGTCATGTGGTTCATCATGTGATGCACCATGTGGCAGTGCAGCATCCAGTCGCCCGGGTTGTTGGCGATGAACTCAAAGTCGGTTGCCTGGGCGATGCCGATCAGCGAGGTGTTGCGTGGGACCCAGGCGCTTTTCGGGACGCGGGCGCCCTCGTGCCCGGTGATCCAGAACGTGTGCCCGTGCAGGTGGATCGGGTGGTGCTGCATCGGGGCGAAGTTCATGATGCGTACGCGCACCCGCTCGCCGTGCTTGCACACAAGCGGCGTCGTGAACGGGCCGCTGCGGCCGTTGATCGTGTGCCAGTTCCAGTCCATCCGCCACGAGTCGGCAATCGTCTGGCTCGGCTCGATAAAGAAGTTCTGGAAGATCAAACCGAAGTCGCGGTCTACCGGCGGGTCGAACGGCTTCTTCGGGTGGATGATGAAGAAGCCGACACTGCCGTTCGCTTCCTGCATGGGGATGTGCGAGTGGTAGAAGAAGGTCCCTTCTTCGTGGACGTCGAACTCATACGCAAATGACTGGCCCGGCTCGATCAAGTTCTGCGTCAGCTCCGAGGCGCCGTCCCACTGCACAGGCAGGTCCAACCCGTGCCAGTGGGTGGAGGTCGCCTCGGGGAGCTCGTTGGTAACGATGATCCGCACCCGGTCTCCCTGCGTGACCTCAATGGTCGGGCCCGGCATGCTGCCGTTGTAACCGTAGACATTCATCTTGTAGCCCGGCAGGAACTCGCGCTCGACCGCCATCGGCCGGAGGTGGAACTCCTTGGCGCCCCGGACCATTTTCCAGGGCAGCTTCTCGAGGTCGGGCGCCACGAAGGGCGCCGGCGCCGCGTCTGGGCTGCGGAACCCGGGCATCAACTTGCCCAGGTAGTAGTCGGAGTCTGGGCTGTTGCCGCGGCCCGGCTTGAAACGCGAGTAGCC from Pirellulimonas nuda includes:
- a CDS encoding tetratricopeptide repeat protein; the encoded protein is MRINAPLGLRTGPLIVAGLMVFAVAATARGQAPEAGPAPDASQAVVATPEGKTPGVCFYPGLDRYTRRVTTRSAEAQRWFDQGIQLLYGFNHDEAIRSFEQASRIDPACAMAWWGAAYARGMHINNPEMSEDQSRLAYEAAQKALALLDDESPVERALVRAVAQRYAMPAPEDRAELDQAYADAMEMAWRKFPDDADVGALYAESLMDLQPWDLWTPQAAPKGRALEVLAVLERTMSKSPNHPGANHFYIHAIEASPWPERGTQAAERLATLAPGSGHLVHMPSHIYIRTGRYADAVTANERALRADEAYLKLAPPPEFYNVYYLHNAHFLAYSAMMEGRYQTAIDAARKIESQIPASFLKQYVAIADGFMPTTLHVQIRFGKWEDVLAEPEPPSWRLFSLAEWRCARCVALAVLGRTEQAHEELVKFDAVAAQITDEWLMGNNQAADVLAVARAMAAGELAFHEGDKERAFELLRQGVVLEESLSYDEPPGWMQPVRHALGALLLADARHAEAEGVYRSDLARHPNNAWALLGLQQSLGLQGKTAEADALAESVRQAWARADVQPIASCYCHPDALLLHK
- a CDS encoding multicopper oxidase domain-containing protein; translated protein: MSKPHDQNERRRFLKTSAIAAGGSLLGGLVGGHAAAQQPPMQGMGPGMDSMPGMKHGGELPKPIGEPQAGPPTDVSDVYDGYSRFKPGRGNSPDSDYYLGKLMPGFRSPDAAPAPFVAPDLEKLPWKMVRGAKEFHLRPMAVEREFLPGYKMNVYGYNGSMPGPTIEVTQGDRVRIIVTNELPEATSTHWHGLDLPVQWDGASELTQNLIEPGQSFAYEFDVHEEGTFFYHSHIPMQEANGSVGFFIIHPKKPFDPPVDRDFGLIFQNFFIEPSQTIADSWRMDWNWHTINGRSGPFTTPLVCKHGERVRVRIMNFAPMQHHPIHLHGHTFWITGHEGARVPKSAWVPRNTSLIGIAQATDFEFIANNPGDWMLHCHMVHHMMNHMTRQVGPRVRDTTVDRYLANLDVHPSGDLTKEDPGFRTPGYPQKMQGMKMSDEFMQTIWNRREVQGMRAMWPMSVMGLMTTLRVLPDDLYRIVMESDEPVEKGAVFAEIVRRFGTPARYEAAPKMKGRM
- a CDS encoding four-helix bundle copper-binding protein, translated to MAMNASQSECVEACQACATACLANVVAMLGKKSKNACPKCCLECAAICTLCVQAMTIDAKFASDYCRLCAQVCKWCADECAAHEHDHCQKCAEACRKCAEACQAMAA
- a CDS encoding metal-sensitive transcriptional regulator; amino-acid sequence: MVPRHSIKPAPAGLRPVLSEDEKSKLANRLRRISGQVAAVHRMMDEDAYCVEILTQIAAANGALGKVGQIILESHIKSCVAAALECGNS